The proteins below are encoded in one region of Candidatus Thiodiazotropha sp. LNASS1:
- a CDS encoding TIR domain-containing protein, translating to MKRKPLGILSSTLSNITATSELDYETKEIVAELKRTKTPYTIIDPDKLCIGIERNNPVARFSSSDGSSRAEDLQGLLVRRTRGKEEYILDFLEYCKASYPDLCMFDELGSFKRPTSKVAHLLPKLNLTAQPDTLITKGYLPDACSISLPFVIKPSHGFKGEGVERYHSIDDAQKRLSKLPDEDNALGYGVILQEEITKIKEFRVMVIGGKALGVAEKVVNSEDDVALSADKGHDFRKYEGDLTEDVRSLAQEAAELASLDFAGVDIVFDGDQLILLECNRNPQFSAFDHALHIRSARAMVALMLERMAKAEKRTDTEKMQEGQPRIIQATKPRVFIGSSSEHLNIAEALQQGLTQSADVEVWNQGIFEASEVVFTKLAEVAKEFDAAVFVLSPDDLVVKKERELNQPRDNVLFEIGLFMGSLGAKNVWLVVSRKDKLTLPSDFDGLNLITWEMQKSGNLRASIGEACTEIKQLLTKQPLGN from the coding sequence ATGAAAAGAAAACCATTAGGAATACTCAGCAGTACACTTAGTAACATAACCGCTACGAGTGAATTGGATTATGAGACAAAAGAGATTGTCGCGGAACTTAAACGCACAAAAACACCATACACGATTATCGATCCCGACAAGCTCTGCATAGGAATCGAGCGCAATAATCCGGTTGCAAGGTTTTCAAGTAGCGATGGGAGTAGCCGTGCTGAGGACCTTCAGGGGCTATTGGTGAGACGGACTCGTGGAAAAGAGGAATACATCCTGGACTTCTTGGAATACTGCAAAGCGAGTTATCCGGATCTCTGCATGTTTGATGAGTTGGGTTCATTTAAGCGACCAACTTCCAAAGTGGCCCACCTGTTGCCGAAACTAAACCTAACGGCGCAACCGGATACCCTTATTACAAAAGGATATTTGCCAGATGCCTGTTCGATTTCCTTGCCGTTCGTTATTAAGCCATCGCATGGATTCAAGGGTGAGGGTGTTGAACGATATCACAGTATAGATGATGCTCAAAAACGCTTATCGAAACTCCCTGATGAAGATAATGCGCTTGGTTATGGGGTTATACTTCAAGAAGAAATAACAAAGATTAAAGAGTTTCGAGTTATGGTTATCGGAGGAAAGGCTTTAGGCGTTGCCGAAAAGGTTGTGAACTCTGAAGATGATGTTGCTCTCAGTGCAGACAAGGGCCACGATTTCAGGAAGTACGAAGGTGATCTAACAGAAGATGTACGTTCGCTAGCGCAGGAAGCGGCAGAATTGGCATCGCTTGATTTTGCAGGTGTAGATATTGTTTTTGATGGGGATCAGCTGATTCTCCTGGAGTGTAATCGAAATCCGCAATTCTCCGCCTTTGATCATGCGCTTCACATTCGCTCAGCAAGAGCCATGGTTGCCCTGATGCTCGAACGCATGGCAAAAGCAGAGAAAAGAACTGATACGGAGAAAATGCAAGAGGGGCAACCCCGAATCATCCAAGCAACAAAACCGAGAGTGTTCATAGGATCTTCCTCTGAGCATCTGAACATTGCAGAAGCTTTGCAGCAGGGGTTGACACAATCAGCTGATGTTGAAGTATGGAATCAAGGCATTTTTGAAGCAAGCGAAGTCGTTTTCACAAAACTCGCTGAGGTGGCGAAAGAGTTTGATGCTGCAGTTTTTGTATTGTCTCCCGACGACCTGGTGGTTAAGAAAGAGCGGGAATTAAATCAGCCAAGAGATAATGTTCTTTTCGAGATCGGGTTGTTTATGGGAAGCCTTGGCGCCAAGAATGTTTGGTTGGTGGTGTCGCGCAAAGACAAGCTGACCTTGCCGTCTGACTTTGATGGCCTGAATCTGATTACGTGGGAAATGCAGAAATCTGGAAATCTCCGGGCATCAATCGGTGAGGCATGTACGGAGATAAAGCAACTGTTAACCAAGCAGCCCCTTGGGAACTAA
- a CDS encoding alpha/beta hydrolase, translating to MNEDSNIQASENNPFTHQQLPLGVRLFLNTARIVFRVTGWVSPRLAGVLALRLFMTPPRFPIPRREMQVRESASLTRHEIHGETIAVRSWGEGPSVLLCHGWGGRGTQFFALIEALAAAGYRAVAFDAPAHGDSSGKRTNMLKVARAIAAIAEKEKPISAVIGHSFGCGTALLAIDRYNLPSDKVILFCCFTDTHWITERFADAFSISEPVVEAMREEAMRRFAHHFDTPWDWSQLSPVNTIDKVTGDLLLVHDRHDFEVPYSHAEKLMQIAPKAELLTTEKLGHKKILMYKQCIDACLEHIGGN from the coding sequence ATGAATGAAGACAGTAACATCCAGGCCAGTGAAAACAATCCCTTTACCCACCAGCAGCTGCCATTGGGCGTACGGCTGTTCCTGAACACCGCAAGGATAGTGTTCCGGGTCACCGGCTGGGTGTCGCCCCGACTGGCTGGCGTGTTGGCGCTGCGGCTCTTCATGACACCACCCAGGTTTCCGATACCGCGCCGGGAGATGCAGGTTCGCGAAAGCGCCAGCCTGACCAGGCATGAGATCCATGGCGAGACGATTGCGGTACGTTCCTGGGGCGAAGGCCCCAGCGTGCTACTCTGCCATGGCTGGGGCGGTCGCGGCACTCAATTCTTCGCCCTGATCGAAGCACTGGCGGCCGCCGGCTATCGTGCCGTCGCCTTTGATGCGCCGGCCCATGGGGACTCCTCGGGAAAACGCACCAATATGCTGAAGGTGGCCCGTGCCATCGCCGCCATTGCGGAGAAGGAAAAACCGATATCAGCCGTGATCGGCCATTCATTCGGCTGTGGCACGGCACTCCTCGCCATCGACCGATACAATCTCCCTTCCGATAAAGTCATACTGTTCTGCTGTTTCACCGACACCCACTGGATCACAGAGCGGTTCGCCGATGCCTTTTCGATCAGCGAGCCGGTCGTCGAGGCCATGCGCGAAGAGGCAATGCGGCGTTTCGCCCACCATTTCGACACACCCTGGGATTGGTCACAGCTGTCACCGGTGAATACTATCGATAAAGTCACTGGCGACCTGTTGCTGGTACATGACAGGCATGACTTTGAGGTCCCGTACAGTCATGCCGAAAAGTTGATGCAGATCGCTCCCAAAGCTGAGTTGCTGACCACTGAAAAGCTGGGACACAAGAAGATCCTCATGTACAAGCAGTGTATCGATGCCTGTCTCGAACATATCGGCGGAAATTAA
- a CDS encoding methyl-accepting chemotaxis protein yields MSFLHNLPIKLRLYIMVGLVLCVALFVGLLGLNGMRNAAHAIDELYNQDMAHIRALGIILEAAEDSRSQVLLSLQHDPNSSFSSMHDHPVSVHLEQVDHNIKEIDKHWAEFMNSHLDAEEKRLAALFQAELVKFEKEAIEKIEEGIRTGHYHEAESLVLSVVNPVMKEMKETIESLVNLQEEEAAAFFTESGENYHSMITWVVISLAIGAIISLVLAYHTITTITQGVNQIELKAKQLSEGDLGARVEYSNKDELGRIASAFNKMADKFHDTINEVKDSVSQLASAAEETSTVTTQTTQGISQQLTETSQVATAMNEMSATVQEVARNAVDAAEAAREADNTFHQGKQVIDKVIDAIGELAKEVEQAAGVIQQLESESMNIGSVLDVIKSIAEQTNLLALNAAIEAARAGEQGRGFAVVADEVRTLAGRTQESTQEIEEMISKLQAGANNAVKVMAEGKEMTQVGVEQAAAAGEALETINTAVEQISNMNTQIASAAEEQNSVTEEINRSIVSINEVAEQSAAGAQQTSQASNDLAKLAEQLKGLVELFKV; encoded by the coding sequence ATGTCATTTCTTCATAATCTTCCTATTAAACTACGTCTCTATATCATGGTCGGTCTGGTGCTATGTGTGGCGCTCTTCGTGGGACTGCTAGGTCTCAATGGCATGCGCAACGCCGCTCATGCCATCGATGAGCTGTACAACCAAGACATGGCGCATATACGGGCCCTGGGGATTATTCTGGAAGCGGCCGAGGATAGCCGGTCGCAGGTCCTGCTCTCGTTGCAGCACGACCCAAACTCCTCCTTCTCCTCGATGCATGACCATCCCGTGTCGGTGCATCTTGAACAAGTCGATCATAACATCAAGGAGATCGATAAACATTGGGCGGAATTCATGAACTCCCACCTGGATGCCGAGGAGAAGCGGTTGGCGGCTCTCTTCCAGGCTGAACTGGTGAAATTCGAAAAGGAGGCGATAGAAAAGATCGAGGAAGGCATCAGGACGGGACACTATCATGAGGCTGAAAGCCTGGTATTGAGTGTGGTTAATCCTGTCATGAAGGAGATGAAGGAAACCATTGAATCCCTGGTCAACCTCCAGGAAGAGGAGGCCGCAGCGTTCTTCACCGAGTCCGGTGAGAACTACCACTCCATGATCACCTGGGTTGTCATCAGTTTGGCTATCGGCGCGATCATCAGTCTAGTGCTTGCCTATCACACGATCACCACGATTACACAGGGCGTCAACCAGATTGAGCTGAAGGCCAAACAACTGTCAGAAGGCGATCTGGGAGCGCGGGTGGAATATAGCAACAAGGATGAACTCGGCCGCATCGCCTCTGCTTTCAACAAAATGGCGGATAAATTCCATGACACCATCAATGAGGTCAAGGATTCGGTATCTCAGCTTGCCTCGGCGGCTGAGGAGACCTCGACGGTGACCACCCAGACCACACAAGGTATCAGCCAGCAATTAACAGAGACCAGCCAAGTGGCTACGGCGATGAACGAGATGAGCGCCACGGTGCAGGAGGTCGCGCGTAACGCCGTCGATGCAGCTGAGGCGGCCCGTGAGGCGGATAATACCTTTCACCAGGGTAAGCAGGTGATCGATAAAGTGATCGACGCTATCGGTGAGTTGGCCAAAGAAGTGGAACAGGCCGCGGGTGTGATCCAGCAGCTCGAATCCGAGAGTATGAACATCGGTTCGGTCCTCGATGTGATCAAGAGCATCGCCGAACAGACCAACCTGCTGGCCCTCAATGCGGCGATAGAGGCGGCTCGGGCCGGTGAGCAGGGCCGTGGTTTCGCCGTGGTAGCGGATGAGGTTCGCACACTTGCCGGACGCACCCAGGAGTCTACCCAAGAGATCGAGGAGATGATCAGCAAGCTACAGGCCGGCGCCAATAATGCGGTGAAAGTGATGGCTGAGGGCAAGGAGATGACCCAGGTCGGCGTGGAGCAGGCCGCTGCCGCCGGTGAAGCATTGGAGACCATAAACACCGCCGTTGAGCAGATCTCGAATATGAACACACAGATCGCCAGCGCGGCCGAGGAGCAGAACTCGGTCACCGAAGAGATCAACCGCAGTATCGTCAGCATCAATGAGGTGGCGGAGCAGTCGGCAGCAGGTGCCCAGCAGACATCTCAGGCAAGTAATGATCTGGCTAAATTGGCCGAACAGCTCAAGGGACTGGTAGAACTATTTAAAGTATGA
- a CDS encoding type IV pili methyl-accepting chemotaxis transducer N-terminal domain-containing protein, whose protein sequence is MCRQKICFLVLLSLTLCIPLGSSAEPIEDYGEAINQAGRQRMLSQRMVKAFAQIGQRILFANPREQLNSAIRLYQKQLNNLKSFARSEKTKRALLHAETVWKRYKDVADGKVDINSAIRLNGLSEELLQASQKVVEALVQEAGTEKAHIVDISGRQRMLSQRMAKYYLLLSWGLEDSQFHGEFKKAEMEFSQALAELNGSSLNTAEISEVLEKVNKQWRFFQLTKLMDKGKYLPSVVARTTESLLQDMNRVTGMYAKVTVM, encoded by the coding sequence ATGTGTCGCCAAAAAATATGTTTCCTCGTCCTCTTAAGTCTCACGCTTTGCATTCCACTTGGTAGTAGCGCAGAACCCATCGAGGATTATGGAGAAGCGATTAATCAGGCCGGACGCCAGCGCATGTTAAGCCAAAGGATGGTTAAGGCGTTCGCCCAGATCGGCCAGAGGATTTTATTCGCCAATCCAAGAGAACAGTTGAATTCAGCCATTCGGCTTTATCAAAAGCAGTTGAACAACCTGAAATCCTTTGCAAGATCTGAAAAAACAAAGCGAGCTTTATTGCACGCGGAGACTGTATGGAAGCGCTACAAGGATGTCGCCGATGGGAAGGTCGATATCAACAGTGCAATCAGGCTCAACGGGTTGAGTGAGGAATTGCTCCAGGCCAGTCAGAAAGTGGTAGAGGCCCTGGTGCAGGAAGCAGGAACGGAAAAGGCGCATATTGTCGATATTTCAGGACGGCAGCGAATGCTTTCACAACGAATGGCGAAATACTATCTGTTGCTATCGTGGGGCCTGGAAGATTCGCAATTTCATGGTGAATTCAAGAAAGCGGAGATGGAATTTTCACAAGCACTAGCGGAATTAAACGGCTCATCCCTGAACACGGCGGAGATCAGTGAAGTCCTCGAAAAAGTCAATAAGCAGTGGCGTTTCTTTCAATTAACAAAATTAATGGACAAGGGTAAGTACCTGCCATCAGTGGTTGCACGTACAACGGAGTCGCTCTTACAAGATATGAATCGGGTTACCGGGATGTATGCGAAAGTAACGGTTATGTAA
- a CDS encoding TetR/AcrR family transcriptional regulator — MKVSKQEKALTRTRILRAAVDVISEKGFKSASMREIARRAEVGDATIYNYFPTKESLLYGYCEEKQREVAEALKKIDDFNEYTLREQLQQLTETELALWLPDREFLAEVFTLTFSAPVAGAVNLAETRRLFNRMVEEMIDAAIEVGEIPDQPYRELLAPLYWDYFTGVLAFWLKDDSEGFANTTQLVDRSVEMIAMVLQTALIGKALDLFSFMFRSQISRHLEKLGDYTAPWKQAKRRFMDGGDG, encoded by the coding sequence ATGAAAGTCAGTAAGCAAGAGAAGGCATTGACCCGTACGCGGATATTGCGCGCAGCCGTTGATGTGATCAGTGAAAAAGGCTTCAAATCAGCCTCCATGCGAGAAATCGCCCGCCGCGCCGAGGTGGGTGACGCCACCATCTACAACTACTTCCCGACCAAGGAGAGCCTTCTCTACGGCTACTGCGAGGAGAAACAGCGGGAGGTGGCCGAAGCGCTGAAAAAGATCGATGACTTCAACGAATATACCCTGCGCGAACAGCTGCAGCAGTTGACCGAGACCGAGCTCGCCCTCTGGTTACCGGACCGGGAGTTCCTCGCCGAGGTCTTCACATTGACCTTTTCCGCACCGGTTGCGGGCGCCGTCAATCTGGCAGAGACACGGCGTCTGTTCAATCGCATGGTGGAGGAGATGATCGATGCCGCCATCGAAGTGGGTGAGATACCGGACCAGCCCTACCGGGAGCTGCTGGCCCCGCTCTATTGGGACTACTTCACCGGCGTGCTCGCCTTCTGGCTGAAGGATGATTCCGAGGGTTTCGCCAACACCACTCAGCTGGTCGACCGCAGCGTGGAGATGATCGCCATGGTGTTGCAGACGGCGCTGATCGGCAAGGCCCTCGACCTCTTCTCTTTCATGTTTCGCAGCCAGATCAGCCGCCATCTGGAGAAACTGGGTGACTACACCGCACCCTGGAAACAGGCCAAGCGGCGCTTTATGGATGGCGGGGATGGCTGA
- a CDS encoding type IV pili methyl-accepting chemotaxis transducer N-terminal domain-containing protein has translation MKTTRYLLTFFLATILCFSFSAHAADIDLAEAVNKAGKQRMLSQRIAKAYFFLGGNVRRDKAKQQLQSSIVELKKNHAELKAEVKNKDVQQLMVFLDIVIDDYSKLVNLPYTQTDATMVLDMSETILELSQDVVVKIEALSNRKTPKIVNLSGRQRMLSQRIAKYYIAHQLGFKDQDYVNQLKTAVQEFESAMAVLKSEKINTPEITEKLIRTTRLWRVIRPFFMDVEKGGLPVTIFATTDRIMEFMNTITGMYVNVSA, from the coding sequence ATGAAGACCACAAGGTATCTATTAACCTTCTTCCTGGCTACAATTCTGTGCTTCTCTTTTTCTGCCCATGCAGCCGATATCGATCTCGCTGAAGCTGTAAACAAAGCTGGGAAACAACGCATGCTTTCTCAAAGAATAGCAAAGGCGTACTTTTTTCTGGGGGGTAACGTAAGGCGCGACAAGGCAAAACAACAGCTACAAAGCAGCATTGTCGAATTGAAAAAAAATCATGCTGAGTTAAAAGCTGAAGTAAAAAACAAGGATGTGCAACAATTAATGGTATTCCTGGATATTGTAATTGACGATTACTCCAAGTTAGTCAATCTACCCTACACTCAGACTGATGCCACCATGGTGCTCGACATGAGTGAGACTATTTTAGAATTGAGTCAAGATGTCGTTGTTAAGATCGAGGCCCTCTCCAACCGGAAAACGCCTAAGATCGTCAATCTTTCCGGCAGGCAGCGCATGCTCTCACAGCGCATTGCTAAATACTACATCGCTCATCAATTGGGTTTCAAGGATCAGGATTATGTCAATCAGCTGAAAACCGCAGTCCAAGAGTTTGAGTCAGCCATGGCCGTCCTGAAGAGCGAAAAAATCAATACACCTGAGATCACCGAAAAACTTATCAGAACCACCCGTCTCTGGCGCGTTATCCGACCATTTTTTATGGATGTTGAGAAAGGCGGCCTGCCGGTCACCATATTCGCTACCACAGACCGTATTATGGAGTTCATGAACACCATTACCGGCATGTACGTAAACGTCTCTGCCTGA
- the sthA gene encoding Si-specific NAD(P)(+) transhydrogenase: protein MSAKQYDVVVIGSGPGGEGAAMKLVKSGKQVVIVEAFDKVGGGCTHWGTIPSKALRHNIQMLRDFRRNPLFQHTHDQIQVEYSDLLQAAGKVINEQVRSRLRHYARNRVEVIHGRARFSGLNQVEVVQAGGGIEEIEAQQFVIATGSRPYHPEDVDFNHPRILDSDAVLRLDRTPDSITIYGAGVIGCEYASIFCNLDVKVNLVNTRDRLLSFLDDEITDALSYHMRNQGTVIRHDEEYERVEAQDDGVVLHCKSGKKFKTDVLLWANGRSGNTEAMGLDDIGVSINHRGQIEVDKTYATSQPHIYAVGDVVGPPALASASYDQGRFVGAQIATGDPDWQLIDEFPTGIYTLPEISSVGRTERELTAQKIPYEVGHATFRTIARAQITGHEVGMLKLLFHRETLEILGIHCFGEGASEIVHIGQAIMAQPGDANSLLYFTENTFNYPTMAEAYRVAALNGLNRIF, encoded by the coding sequence ATGAGCGCCAAGCAATATGATGTGGTGGTAATCGGCAGTGGTCCGGGTGGCGAGGGCGCCGCCATGAAGCTGGTCAAATCGGGCAAGCAGGTGGTGATCGTTGAGGCCTTCGACAAGGTCGGCGGCGGCTGTACCCATTGGGGAACCATCCCCTCCAAGGCGCTAAGGCACAATATTCAGATGTTGCGGGATTTCCGGCGCAACCCTCTGTTTCAGCACACCCATGATCAGATTCAGGTGGAGTACTCGGACCTGCTGCAGGCTGCCGGCAAGGTGATCAATGAACAGGTCCGCAGCCGCCTGCGCCACTATGCCCGCAACCGGGTGGAAGTAATCCATGGCCGTGCCCGTTTCAGCGGCCTCAATCAGGTTGAAGTCGTGCAGGCGGGTGGTGGCATCGAAGAGATCGAAGCGCAACAATTTGTCATTGCCACCGGATCGCGGCCCTATCACCCCGAGGATGTGGACTTCAACCATCCGCGTATTCTCGACAGCGATGCCGTACTGCGCCTGGATCGCACACCCGACTCAATCACCATCTACGGTGCCGGTGTGATTGGATGCGAATACGCCTCCATCTTCTGCAATCTCGATGTAAAGGTGAATCTGGTAAATACTCGGGACCGCCTACTCTCATTTCTCGATGATGAGATCACCGATGCCCTGAGCTACCACATGCGTAATCAAGGCACGGTGATCCGACACGATGAGGAGTACGAACGGGTCGAGGCCCAGGATGACGGTGTTGTGCTGCACTGCAAATCGGGAAAGAAATTCAAGACCGATGTATTGCTTTGGGCCAATGGCCGCAGTGGTAACACCGAGGCCATGGGCCTGGATGATATCGGGGTATCGATCAATCATCGCGGTCAAATCGAGGTCGATAAGACCTACGCCACTTCCCAACCCCATATCTATGCCGTGGGCGATGTGGTCGGCCCCCCTGCCCTGGCCAGCGCCAGTTACGATCAGGGCCGCTTCGTCGGCGCCCAGATCGCCACCGGAGATCCCGATTGGCAACTGATCGATGAGTTTCCCACCGGGATCTACACCCTGCCCGAGATCAGCTCGGTCGGCCGCACCGAACGGGAACTGACTGCACAGAAGATACCCTATGAGGTCGGTCACGCCACCTTCCGCACCATTGCCCGGGCACAGATCACCGGTCACGAAGTTGGCATGCTGAAGCTGCTGTTCCACCGGGAAACCCTGGAGATCCTCGGTATCCACTGCTTCGGCGAAGGAGCCTCCGAGATCGTCCACATCGGTCAAGCCATCATGGCCCAACCGGGAGATGCCAACAGCCTGCTCTATTTCACGGAAAACACCTTCAACTACCCAACCATGGCCGAGGCCTACCGCGTCGCAGCCCTCAACGGTCTAAACCGGATTTTCTGA
- a CDS encoding AarF/ABC1/UbiB kinase family protein codes for MADSIPTGKLARTGIAGSAMLKAGSRHLSHAAKRPFLSEAARHQQQQQLDDETARILFQTFTRLRGSTLKIAQMLSMESNLMPEWFRREMAKSYHQVPPLGRPLIRKLIMQEFNKPAEELFAHFDSKAFAAASLGQVHGATGVQGENLAVKLQYPGIDVTIDSDLQLLRSLIKPTRYARLLFSSIDEIEQRLHEEVDYHHEADNNEWFKTRLRIPGVNIPAVYRDYSSKRILATERLPGHHLEAWLHSNPAQQERDHFGQLLYDIFVHSFYGLHALHADPNPGNYLFAGDGTLGLLDFGCVRYYSSDFVSLMPVLLHAYMTRDADKVISTYQRLGMVAEMTGDELQTFYDQVLQPFGDWMTKPFKVGRFDFSKRETSYTAEGWRSFKQLTNVHKINDLANEFIYFDRTFFGLYQIFERMGACIDMEHRWLV; via the coding sequence ATGGCTGATTCCATCCCTACCGGCAAACTTGCGCGTACCGGTATCGCCGGCAGCGCCATGCTCAAGGCGGGAAGTCGACATCTCAGCCATGCCGCCAAGCGTCCCTTTCTGAGTGAGGCCGCACGTCACCAACAGCAACAGCAGCTCGATGACGAAACGGCGCGCATCCTGTTTCAAACCTTCACCCGCTTGCGCGGTAGCACCCTGAAAATCGCACAGATGCTGAGCATGGAGAGCAATCTCATGCCCGAGTGGTTTCGCCGGGAGATGGCCAAGTCCTACCATCAGGTCCCTCCCCTTGGGCGGCCGCTGATCCGTAAGCTGATCATGCAGGAGTTCAACAAGCCAGCCGAAGAGCTGTTTGCCCATTTCGACTCGAAAGCCTTTGCGGCAGCCAGCCTGGGACAGGTCCACGGGGCGACCGGCGTACAGGGTGAAAACCTGGCAGTGAAGCTGCAATACCCCGGCATCGATGTCACCATCGACAGCGATCTTCAACTGCTGCGCAGTCTGATCAAGCCTACCCGATATGCAAGGCTCCTGTTCTCATCCATCGACGAGATTGAACAGCGCCTGCATGAAGAGGTCGACTACCATCACGAGGCGGACAACAACGAATGGTTCAAGACCCGGCTTCGGATACCCGGCGTCAACATTCCCGCGGTCTACCGGGACTACTCGTCGAAACGCATCCTGGCCACTGAGCGGCTGCCGGGGCACCACCTGGAAGCCTGGCTCCACAGCAATCCCGCTCAACAGGAACGGGATCACTTCGGACAACTGCTGTACGATATTTTTGTCCACTCCTTTTACGGGCTGCATGCACTCCACGCCGATCCCAACCCAGGCAATTATCTGTTTGCCGGGGATGGCACCCTGGGTCTGCTGGACTTCGGATGCGTCCGCTACTATTCGTCAGATTTCGTCAGTTTGATGCCGGTCCTTTTGCATGCCTATATGACGCGGGATGCAGACAAAGTCATCTCAACCTACCAGCGACTCGGCATGGTTGCCGAAATGACAGGGGATGAGCTGCAAACCTTCTACGATCAGGTCCTGCAACCTTTTGGCGACTGGATGACCAAGCCATTCAAGGTGGGCCGATTCGATTTTTCCAAGCGCGAGACCTCCTACACCGCAGAGGGATGGCGGTCGTTTAAACAACTTACCAATGTCCACAAAATCAATGATCTTGCCAACGAGTTCATCTATTTCGACCGTACCTTTTTCGGTCTCTACCAAATCTTTGAGCGGATGGGCGCATGCATAGATATGGAGCATCGATGGTTGGTCTGA
- the glp gene encoding gephyrin-like molybdotransferase Glp, with protein sequence MTSQAIGSSVSCADPEAPSTLTVAAAREAILATITPIQTSLRLPLRDALNAVLAQEIISPFDVPGHTNSAMDGFAMSGSDLPQQEYRDFKLIGTAVAGTPFNQSCGKGECVRIMTGAPMPDGTDTVVMQEQSLLINESQVRIAQGQRPGQNVRQAGEDIAQGSVVLSPGRRLTPADLGILASLGFAEVSVRRRPRVAFFSTGDELRSIGEPLGTGEVYDSNRYSLYGMLQRADVELLDLGVVKDDPDALREAFDSADEAADIVVTSGGVSVGEADYTKEILQQLGDMRFWKIAMKPGRPLAFGRLGSSHFFGLPGNPVAVMVTFYQFVLPTLHYLATGTPYQPTTLLAESDRDIRKRAGRFEFVRGFLQQREDGSFSVDPVGQQGSGILTSMSRGNCFILLSEDCEGVKDGDKVVVQPFSALM encoded by the coding sequence ATGACCAGCCAAGCCATCGGCTCCAGCGTCAGTTGTGCTGACCCGGAGGCACCCTCAACGCTCACCGTGGCGGCAGCCCGTGAGGCGATCCTCGCAACTATCACGCCGATCCAGACAAGCTTACGCCTGCCCCTGCGAGACGCCCTGAATGCTGTGCTTGCTCAAGAGATCATCTCGCCATTCGATGTACCCGGCCACACCAACTCGGCCATGGACGGTTTTGCCATGTCGGGCAGCGATCTGCCGCAACAGGAGTATCGGGACTTCAAGCTGATCGGTACCGCAGTCGCAGGTACGCCGTTCAATCAATCCTGCGGCAAGGGCGAGTGTGTCCGCATTATGACCGGCGCACCCATGCCGGATGGTACCGACACCGTTGTGATGCAGGAACAATCCCTGCTCATCAACGAGTCGCAGGTGCGTATCGCCCAAGGTCAGCGCCCGGGGCAGAATGTCCGCCAGGCGGGTGAAGACATCGCACAGGGCAGCGTGGTGCTCAGTCCCGGCAGACGCCTGACCCCCGCCGATCTGGGTATCCTCGCCTCCCTCGGTTTCGCTGAGGTCAGCGTTCGCAGACGCCCGAGGGTGGCTTTCTTCTCCACCGGTGATGAACTGCGTTCCATCGGAGAGCCCCTGGGGACCGGTGAAGTCTACGACAGCAACCGCTACTCCCTCTACGGCATGCTGCAGAGAGCGGATGTGGAGCTGCTTGACCTGGGGGTCGTCAAAGACGATCCCGATGCGTTGAGAGAGGCATTTGACAGCGCTGACGAAGCGGCGGACATCGTCGTCACTTCCGGAGGCGTCTCGGTGGGCGAAGCGGACTATACCAAGGAGATCCTGCAACAGCTTGGGGACATGCGTTTCTGGAAGATCGCCATGAAGCCGGGAAGACCCCTGGCATTCGGCAGACTGGGTAGCAGCCACTTCTTCGGCCTGCCCGGCAATCCCGTGGCGGTGATGGTCACCTTCTACCAGTTTGTCCTGCCCACCCTGCACTATCTCGCCACCGGCACACCCTACCAACCTACCACCCTGCTGGCCGAAAGCGACCGCGACATACGCAAGCGGGCCGGCAGATTCGAATTTGTACGTGGATTCCTGCAACAGCGGGAGGATGGCAGTTTCAGCGTCGATCCCGTGGGTCAACAGGGATCCGGTATCCTGACCTCGATGAGCCGGGGCAACTGCTTTATCCTGCTATCCGAGGATTGCGAAGGCGTGAAGGACGGCGATAAAGTGGTTGTTCAACCCTTCAGCGCCCTGATGTAA